In Oncorhynchus mykiss isolate Arlee chromosome 1, USDA_OmykA_1.1, whole genome shotgun sequence, the following proteins share a genomic window:
- the LOC118937070 gene encoding uncharacterized protein LOC118937070 isoform X2 has product MFPFSPGYDHRALSQSLDLPVCVMDDHLTSEAVNEMEQSNSTRSRATSVMENTEEGKLNNVEHLTLLDFLQNLTEKQWRGIREGMFDPLTKQQLAGLCLRIVQFLSDKLMQIIIPGLYELLGIQDAASSPLSQRSLTASLTSLLDDKVNTKSRVRFTEAGVPKRPGSRKSYNSFRIPTPYPSSNCMEQEEEEEEVQESQLKFKEIYLTKGSLGSGSYLPKGAMRTLTSLSDVQKKTTNSETLQVLLGVSEDTLVTCVQDSLQGSLSKLACMSNSPSGSAGSMMLTPAVMAELAKDVKSALSVVVKSASASQTSVVTPVRGDSQTKVTESMVRELAAKLEKVDQESKSLTGQVMTMISDTMVAFVDENKQNLLEDLKDKITFLASHVGFIEDLDALISKYESSYNISESGSSCTLTSKSIQKLSSREFQTSAIQAVSGVLDKKVSSLSFPSSVIQSELTGAVSGQTLSGIVKTESIHPVGSAASVVVKTFVSDMKSLAESEESPQQKSAWSAAVHIYHSIQNNLKDYFGKLQRCALKSIVTSDDNITNAEFKETVPLPCLNMKYRPSKSEPQLPESTGEVTLQRGLSECSKLLWAKTESEESKLLLTTCTKEVISELLVLYKTAMSKEDALYTVGEKGSGFSIEREKFVEGVLAQLGDIAHSRASSPIVCEFPCQIEDSRSKATASLTSLLDCIRKLSSEKFKRNATQAVSEFLVKKSTSSLTSAQPAYSVASRSCSIQNQYTWSKDICADSAAFGIIETFVEDLQSLAQPAEVEEREPDLQENAQKLQSRIWSATTSLYNNIQKTLKDFIIHQRRSDMLSRTSSHIPTEDSGHLGTKEHICLASQDLRQASKSVPHLHSLNLEVALHRGVSESSKLLWTETDEALLTNSTKEVISTILTSCEDQASNAPCFSTVGKKISDMSLEVNMLVGGVLSQLKDISLSRSPTPCEDMFERLQGSPERTSPVSLDCSTAASKGIASSHSLSTKSLQKLSSHEFQTKAEKGVSEVLSRSFNIVEEGTTEQYLQSVSTSTTSTDIIQTMVKDQQELTQTTQSSDMVSGTSLLTTGQVSEKRIWSVARNIYYSLQSKITEFLRKDLQRSDTTLGSIQIFTYQSSPASQRASLGHLEVNQSSVTPGGNDACVDIPHKLLPKTTELSGSMLEDIDTIRCRSADSQNTRNTSSSRSSISLTPTSKLRQSKWHFALPGTPIPTEFPAQIDFPIVRNTIIEDFFHTEDLLPVTFVDKVRQAAGVVVDIMVESVENTQENGQGASHLDDLRSAVRKLRKIISTWTIHIFSHELVDKVIAIQDSHSTPQVLTLEAAKSASDSILSRLKWGKEQCAISKELSSQLLQIFAEETVKCFLRQWSDEYENINFDVSVQNDPKTSTCMVILQMITKATAKCYFESATSVATSDIVEGVFDLERDTISSTGEQVNTKGSKNVSKNLCPQESLEYQPQNICPTVYFTETMTTSHGSFSPEGIYDIASSFPLEEKSRKPSLFTRLSRSITKGFLSTFKSSRKTKLFK; this is encoded by the exons ATGTTTCCATTCTCTCCTGGTTATGACCATAGAGCCTTGTCCCAGTCTCtagacctgcctgtctgtgtgatggATGACCACCTGACCTCTGAAGCTGTCAATGAGATG GAGCAGAGCAATTCTACCAGGAGCAGAGCAACCTCAGTGATGGAAAACACAGAAGAGGGGAAGCTCAACAATGTGGAACATCTGACACTTCTGGACTTCCTTCAAAACCTAACTGAGAA GCAATGGAGGGGGATTCGTGAGGGTATGTTTGACCCG CTGACAAAACAACAGCTTGCCGGCTTGTGTCTGAGGATTGTCCAGTTTTTATCGGACAAGCTGATGCAGATCATCATCCCAGGTCTTTACGAACTACTGGGCATCCAAGATGCTGCCTCCTCTCCATTGTCACAGAGATCTCTCACAGCGTCACTCACCAGTCTGTTAGACGATAAGGTTAACACCAAGTCCCGCGTGAGATTTACTGAGGCTGGTGTACCTAAGAGGCCAGGCAGTCGAAAGTCTTACAATAGCTTTCGCATCCCGACTCCCTACCCTTCCTCCAACTGTatggagcaggaagaggaagaggaagaagtgCAGGAATCACAACTTAAATTCAAGGAGATTTACCTGACTAAGGGCAGTCTGGGCAGTGGAAGCTACCTGCCCAAGGGGGCCATGAG gactctaacctctctgtctgatgTGCAGAAGAAAACAACCAACTCTGAGACGCTACAAGTCCTCTTAGGTGTCTCAGAGGACACCCTTGTCACCTGTGTACAGGACAGCCTGCAAGGTTCTCTCTCCAAACTTGCATGCATGTCCAATTCTCCATCTGGAAGTGCAGGCTCTATGATGCTAACCCCTGCTGTAATGGCAGAGTTGGCTAAAGATGTCAAGTCGGCCTTATCAGTGGTCGTTAAGAGTGCCTCCGCTAGCCAAACCTCTGTAGTGACACCGGTAAGGGGAGACTCACAGACCAAGGTGACTGAGAGCATggtgagagagctggctgctaAACTTGAAAAAGTTGACCAAGAGAGCAAGAGTCTAACAGGGCAAGTCATGACCATGATCTCTGACACAATGGTGGCTTTTGTTGACGAGAACAAACAGAATTTGCTGGAAGATCTGAAGGACAAGATCACGTTTTTGGCATCGCATGTTGGCTTCATTGAGGATCTTGATGCCCTGATAAGCAAATACGAGAGCAGCTACAATATTAGTGAATCTGGTTCCTCCTGCACGCTCACATCTAAGAGCATCCAAAAACTCTCTAGCCGGGAGTTTCAAACATCAGCAATACAAGCAGTGAGTGGAGTTCTTGACAAAAAAGTCAGTAGTTTGAGCTTTCCTAGTTCAGTCATTCAGTCTGAGTTAACAGGTGCTGTATCAGGTCAAACATTGTCTGGCATTGTAAAGACAGAGTCAATTCACCCAGTGGGCTCAGCAGCGTCAGTAGTTGTTAAGACTTTCGTGTCAGATATGAAGTCCTTGGCTGAATCTGAAGAGAGTCCCCAACAGAAGAGTGCCTGGTCTGCTGCTGTTCACATTTACCACAGCATCCAAAACAACTTGAAAGATTATTTCGGCAAGCTTCAGCGATGTGCCTTAAAgagcattgtcacatctgatgATAACATCACAAATGCTGAGTTTAAGGAGACAGTTCCACTTCCTTGCTTAAACATGAAATATAGGCCCAGTAAGAGTGAGCCTCAGTTGCCAGAGTCCACTGGTGAAGTTACTTTACAAAGAGGCCTAAGTGAGTGCTCAAAACTTCTTTGGGCAAAAACTGAGTCAGAAGAAAGCAAGCTCCTTCTGACAACTTGCACCAAAGAAGTCATCTCAGAGCTTCTGGTCTTGTACAAGACTGCAATGTCAAAGGAGGACGCCCTGTACACTGTTGGAGAAAAAGGATCAGGCTTctctattgagagagagaaatttgTAGAGGGTGTTCTGGCTCAGCTTGGGGATATTGCCCATTCCAGGGCCTCATCACCAATAGTATGTGAGTTCCCCTGTCAAATTGAGGACAGCAGAAGTAAGGCCACAGCTTCTTTGACCAGTCTGTTAGATTGTATTAGAAAACTCTCAAGTGAGAAATTTAAGAGAAATGCCACTCAAGCAGTGAGTGAGTTCCTAGTTAAAAAGTCCACCAGTAGCTTAACTAGTGCACAGCCTGCTTATTCTGTAGCATCCAGGTCTTGTTCCATTCAAAACCAGTACACATGGTCAAAGGATATTTGTGCGGATTCTGCTGCCTTTGGCATCATTGAAACATTTGTGGAAGACCTGCAGAGCTTGGCGCAACCTGcagaagtagaggagagagaacctgaccTCCAGGAAAATGCACAAAAGCTACAGAGCAGGATCTGGTCTGCTACCACTAGTTTATATAACAATATTCAGAAGACATTAAAGGACTTCATCATTCATCAGCGGAGGTCAGACATGCTGAGCAGAACGTCTAGTCATATACCCACAGAGGACTCTGGACATCTTGGGACTAAGGAGCACATTTGTTTGGCAAGCCAGGACTTGAGGCAAGCTAGTAAGAGTGTGCCTCACTTGCACAGTTTGAACCTTGAAGTGGCTCTACACAGGGGTGTCAGCGAGAGTTCAAAACTTCTCTGGACTGAAACAGACGAGGCTCTACTGACCAATAGTACCAAAGAGGTCATTTCAACAATCTTGACCTCATGCGAGGATCAGGCATCAAATGCACCTTGCTTCTCCACAGTAGGAAAGAAAATATCTGATATGTCCCTTGAGGTCAACATGTTGgtaggtggtgttctgtctcaGCTGAAGGACATCTCCTTGTCAAGGTCCCCAACACCATGTGAAGACATGTTTGAACGTCTCCAAGGTTCTCCTGAGCGAACCTCTCCAGTAAGTCTAGATTGCAGCACGGCTGCCTCCAAAGGCATTGCATCTTCCCACAGTCTTTCTACAAAGAGCCTCCAAAAACTCTCTAGTCATGAGTTCCAAACTAAAGCtgagaaaggagtgagtgaggTCCTCTCTAGATCATTTAACATTGTGGAGGAAGGTACAACAGAACAGTACCTTCAGTCTGTATCTACATCCACCacatctactgatattatacaaaccATGGTGAAAGACCAGCAGGAGCTCACCCAGACCACCCAATCATCTGACATGGTATCTGGAACCTCCCTGCTCACCACTGGACAGGTTTCTGAGAAAAGGATCTGGTCTGTTGCTCGTAACatctactacagtctgcaaagtaAGATTACGGAGTTTCTCAGAAAAGATCTTCAAAGATCAGACACAACACTTGGTTCAATCCAAATCTTTACGTATCAAAGCAGTCCTGCATCACAAAGAGCAAGTCTCGGCCATCTTGAGGTCAACCAGAGCAGTGTTACACCTGGTGGAAACGATGCCTGTGTGGACATTCCGCACAAATTACTACCTAAAACCACTGAGCTCTCAGGATCCATGCTGGAGGATATTGACACGATCCGTTGTAGGAGTGCTGACAGCCAAAATACAAGAAATACCTCTTCTTCacgctcctccatctctctaacacCTACTTCAAAATTAAGGCAGTCGAAATGGCACTTTGCTTTACCCGGGACTCCCATCCCCACTGAGTTTCCTGCTCAGattgactttcccattgttagaaacacaatcattgagGACTTCTTTCACACAGAGGACTTACTTCCTGTAACCTTTGTGGACAAAGTCAGGCAAGCTGCTGGGGTGGTAGTGGACATTATGGTGGAAAGTGTTGAGAACACACAGGAAAATGGACAGGGTGCTTCTCATCTTGACGACCTCCGATCTGCTGttaggaaattgagaaaaatcaTTTCCACTTGGACCATCCACATTTTCAGCCATGAATTGGTGGATAAAGTGATAGCCATTCAGGACAGCCACAGCACTCCACAGGTCTTAACATTGGAAGCAGCCAAAAGTGCTTCAGACTCCATTCTTTCAAGGCTGAAATGGGGAAAGGAACAATGTGCCATATCCAAGGAGCTCTCCTCTCAGCTTCTCCAGATATTTGCTGAAGAGACAGTGAAGTGCTTCCTgagacagtggtcagatgagtatGAAAACATAAACTTTGATGTTTCAGTCCAGAACGATCCAAAGACTTCTACTTGCATGGTCATTCTTCAAATGATCACCAAAGCCACTGCTAAATGTTATTTTGAGTCCGCTACCAGCGTGGCCACCAGTGACATTGTAGAAGGCGTGTTTGATTTGGAAAGGGATACCATCAGCAGTACTGGAGAGCAGGTCAATACAAAG
- the LOC118937070 gene encoding uncharacterized protein LOC118937070 isoform X4, giving the protein MFPFSPGYDHRALSQSLDLPVCVMDDHLTSEAVNEMEQSNSTRSRATSVMENTEEGKLNNVEHLTLLDFLQNLTEKQWRGIREGMFDPLTKQQLAGLCLRIVQFLSDKLMQIIIPGLYELLGIQDAASSPLSQRSLTASLTSLLDDKVNTKSRVRFTEAGVPKRPGSRKSYNSFRIPTPYPSSNCMEQEEEEEEVQESQLKFKEIYLTKGSLGSGSYLPKGAMRTLTSLSDVQKKTTNSETLQVLLGVSEDTLVTCVQDSLQGSLSKLACMSNSPSGSAGSMMLTPAVMAELAKDVKSALSVVVKSASASQTSVVTPVRGDSQTKVTESMVRELAAKLEKVDQESKSLTGQVMTMISDTMVAFVDENKQNLLEDLKDKITFLASHVGFIEDLDALISKYESSYNISESGSSCTLTSKSIQKLSSREFQTSAIQAVSGVLDKKVSSLSFPSSVIQSELTGAVSGQTLSGIVKTESIHPVGSAASVVVKTFVSDMKSLAESEESPQQKSAWSAAVHIYHSIQNNLKDYFGKLQRCALKSIVTSDDNITNAEFKETVPLPCLNMKYRPSKSEPQLPESTGEVTLQRGLSECSKLLWAKTESEESKLLLTTCTKEVISELLVLYKTAMSKEDALYTVGEKGSGFSIEREKFVEGVLAQLGDIAHSRASSPIVCEFPCQIEDSRSKATASLTSLLDCIRKLSSEKFKRNATQAVSEFLVKKSTSSLTSAQPAYSVASRSCSIQNQYTWSKDICADSAAFGIIETFVEDLQSLAQPAEVEEREPDLQENAQKLQSRIWSATTSLYNNIQKTLKDFIIHQRRSDMLSRTSSHIPTEDSGHLGTKEHICLASQDLRQASKSVPHLHSLNLEVALHRGVSESSKLLWTETDEALLTNSTKEVISTILTSCEDQASNAPCFSTVGKKISDMSLEVNMLVGGVLSQLKDISLSRSPTPCEDMFERLQGSPERTSPVSLDCSTAASKGIASSHSLSTKSLQKLSSHEFQTKAEKGVSEVLSRSFNIVEEGTTEQYLQSVSTSTTSTDIIQTMVKDQQELTQTTQSSDMVSGTSLLTTGQVSEKRIWSVARNIYYSLQSKITEFLRKDLQRSDTTLGSIQIFTYQSSPASQRASLGHLEVNQSSVTPGGNDACVDIPHKLLPKTTELSGSMLEDIDTIRCRSADSQNTRNTSSSRSSISLTPTSKLRQSKWHFALPGTPIPTEFPAQIDFPIVRNTIIEDFFHTEDLLPVTFVDKVRQAAGVVVDIMVESVENTQENGQGASHLDDLRSAVRKLRKIISTWTIHIFSHELVDKVIAIQDSHSTPQVLTLEAAKSASDSILSRLKWGKEQCAISKELSSQLLQIFAEETVKCFLRQWSDEYENINFDVSVQNDPKTSTCMVILQMITKATAKCYFESATSVATSDIVEGVFDLERDTISSTGEQVLTFNTKV; this is encoded by the exons ATGTTTCCATTCTCTCCTGGTTATGACCATAGAGCCTTGTCCCAGTCTCtagacctgcctgtctgtgtgatggATGACCACCTGACCTCTGAAGCTGTCAATGAGATG GAGCAGAGCAATTCTACCAGGAGCAGAGCAACCTCAGTGATGGAAAACACAGAAGAGGGGAAGCTCAACAATGTGGAACATCTGACACTTCTGGACTTCCTTCAAAACCTAACTGAGAA GCAATGGAGGGGGATTCGTGAGGGTATGTTTGACCCG CTGACAAAACAACAGCTTGCCGGCTTGTGTCTGAGGATTGTCCAGTTTTTATCGGACAAGCTGATGCAGATCATCATCCCAGGTCTTTACGAACTACTGGGCATCCAAGATGCTGCCTCCTCTCCATTGTCACAGAGATCTCTCACAGCGTCACTCACCAGTCTGTTAGACGATAAGGTTAACACCAAGTCCCGCGTGAGATTTACTGAGGCTGGTGTACCTAAGAGGCCAGGCAGTCGAAAGTCTTACAATAGCTTTCGCATCCCGACTCCCTACCCTTCCTCCAACTGTatggagcaggaagaggaagaggaagaagtgCAGGAATCACAACTTAAATTCAAGGAGATTTACCTGACTAAGGGCAGTCTGGGCAGTGGAAGCTACCTGCCCAAGGGGGCCATGAG gactctaacctctctgtctgatgTGCAGAAGAAAACAACCAACTCTGAGACGCTACAAGTCCTCTTAGGTGTCTCAGAGGACACCCTTGTCACCTGTGTACAGGACAGCCTGCAAGGTTCTCTCTCCAAACTTGCATGCATGTCCAATTCTCCATCTGGAAGTGCAGGCTCTATGATGCTAACCCCTGCTGTAATGGCAGAGTTGGCTAAAGATGTCAAGTCGGCCTTATCAGTGGTCGTTAAGAGTGCCTCCGCTAGCCAAACCTCTGTAGTGACACCGGTAAGGGGAGACTCACAGACCAAGGTGACTGAGAGCATggtgagagagctggctgctaAACTTGAAAAAGTTGACCAAGAGAGCAAGAGTCTAACAGGGCAAGTCATGACCATGATCTCTGACACAATGGTGGCTTTTGTTGACGAGAACAAACAGAATTTGCTGGAAGATCTGAAGGACAAGATCACGTTTTTGGCATCGCATGTTGGCTTCATTGAGGATCTTGATGCCCTGATAAGCAAATACGAGAGCAGCTACAATATTAGTGAATCTGGTTCCTCCTGCACGCTCACATCTAAGAGCATCCAAAAACTCTCTAGCCGGGAGTTTCAAACATCAGCAATACAAGCAGTGAGTGGAGTTCTTGACAAAAAAGTCAGTAGTTTGAGCTTTCCTAGTTCAGTCATTCAGTCTGAGTTAACAGGTGCTGTATCAGGTCAAACATTGTCTGGCATTGTAAAGACAGAGTCAATTCACCCAGTGGGCTCAGCAGCGTCAGTAGTTGTTAAGACTTTCGTGTCAGATATGAAGTCCTTGGCTGAATCTGAAGAGAGTCCCCAACAGAAGAGTGCCTGGTCTGCTGCTGTTCACATTTACCACAGCATCCAAAACAACTTGAAAGATTATTTCGGCAAGCTTCAGCGATGTGCCTTAAAgagcattgtcacatctgatgATAACATCACAAATGCTGAGTTTAAGGAGACAGTTCCACTTCCTTGCTTAAACATGAAATATAGGCCCAGTAAGAGTGAGCCTCAGTTGCCAGAGTCCACTGGTGAAGTTACTTTACAAAGAGGCCTAAGTGAGTGCTCAAAACTTCTTTGGGCAAAAACTGAGTCAGAAGAAAGCAAGCTCCTTCTGACAACTTGCACCAAAGAAGTCATCTCAGAGCTTCTGGTCTTGTACAAGACTGCAATGTCAAAGGAGGACGCCCTGTACACTGTTGGAGAAAAAGGATCAGGCTTctctattgagagagagaaatttgTAGAGGGTGTTCTGGCTCAGCTTGGGGATATTGCCCATTCCAGGGCCTCATCACCAATAGTATGTGAGTTCCCCTGTCAAATTGAGGACAGCAGAAGTAAGGCCACAGCTTCTTTGACCAGTCTGTTAGATTGTATTAGAAAACTCTCAAGTGAGAAATTTAAGAGAAATGCCACTCAAGCAGTGAGTGAGTTCCTAGTTAAAAAGTCCACCAGTAGCTTAACTAGTGCACAGCCTGCTTATTCTGTAGCATCCAGGTCTTGTTCCATTCAAAACCAGTACACATGGTCAAAGGATATTTGTGCGGATTCTGCTGCCTTTGGCATCATTGAAACATTTGTGGAAGACCTGCAGAGCTTGGCGCAACCTGcagaagtagaggagagagaacctgaccTCCAGGAAAATGCACAAAAGCTACAGAGCAGGATCTGGTCTGCTACCACTAGTTTATATAACAATATTCAGAAGACATTAAAGGACTTCATCATTCATCAGCGGAGGTCAGACATGCTGAGCAGAACGTCTAGTCATATACCCACAGAGGACTCTGGACATCTTGGGACTAAGGAGCACATTTGTTTGGCAAGCCAGGACTTGAGGCAAGCTAGTAAGAGTGTGCCTCACTTGCACAGTTTGAACCTTGAAGTGGCTCTACACAGGGGTGTCAGCGAGAGTTCAAAACTTCTCTGGACTGAAACAGACGAGGCTCTACTGACCAATAGTACCAAAGAGGTCATTTCAACAATCTTGACCTCATGCGAGGATCAGGCATCAAATGCACCTTGCTTCTCCACAGTAGGAAAGAAAATATCTGATATGTCCCTTGAGGTCAACATGTTGgtaggtggtgttctgtctcaGCTGAAGGACATCTCCTTGTCAAGGTCCCCAACACCATGTGAAGACATGTTTGAACGTCTCCAAGGTTCTCCTGAGCGAACCTCTCCAGTAAGTCTAGATTGCAGCACGGCTGCCTCCAAAGGCATTGCATCTTCCCACAGTCTTTCTACAAAGAGCCTCCAAAAACTCTCTAGTCATGAGTTCCAAACTAAAGCtgagaaaggagtgagtgaggTCCTCTCTAGATCATTTAACATTGTGGAGGAAGGTACAACAGAACAGTACCTTCAGTCTGTATCTACATCCACCacatctactgatattatacaaaccATGGTGAAAGACCAGCAGGAGCTCACCCAGACCACCCAATCATCTGACATGGTATCTGGAACCTCCCTGCTCACCACTGGACAGGTTTCTGAGAAAAGGATCTGGTCTGTTGCTCGTAACatctactacagtctgcaaagtaAGATTACGGAGTTTCTCAGAAAAGATCTTCAAAGATCAGACACAACACTTGGTTCAATCCAAATCTTTACGTATCAAAGCAGTCCTGCATCACAAAGAGCAAGTCTCGGCCATCTTGAGGTCAACCAGAGCAGTGTTACACCTGGTGGAAACGATGCCTGTGTGGACATTCCGCACAAATTACTACCTAAAACCACTGAGCTCTCAGGATCCATGCTGGAGGATATTGACACGATCCGTTGTAGGAGTGCTGACAGCCAAAATACAAGAAATACCTCTTCTTCacgctcctccatctctctaacacCTACTTCAAAATTAAGGCAGTCGAAATGGCACTTTGCTTTACCCGGGACTCCCATCCCCACTGAGTTTCCTGCTCAGattgactttcccattgttagaaacacaatcattgagGACTTCTTTCACACAGAGGACTTACTTCCTGTAACCTTTGTGGACAAAGTCAGGCAAGCTGCTGGGGTGGTAGTGGACATTATGGTGGAAAGTGTTGAGAACACACAGGAAAATGGACAGGGTGCTTCTCATCTTGACGACCTCCGATCTGCTGttaggaaattgagaaaaatcaTTTCCACTTGGACCATCCACATTTTCAGCCATGAATTGGTGGATAAAGTGATAGCCATTCAGGACAGCCACAGCACTCCACAGGTCTTAACATTGGAAGCAGCCAAAAGTGCTTCAGACTCCATTCTTTCAAGGCTGAAATGGGGAAAGGAACAATGTGCCATATCCAAGGAGCTCTCCTCTCAGCTTCTCCAGATATTTGCTGAAGAGACAGTGAAGTGCTTCCTgagacagtggtcagatgagtatGAAAACATAAACTTTGATGTTTCAGTCCAGAACGATCCAAAGACTTCTACTTGCATGGTCATTCTTCAAATGATCACCAAAGCCACTGCTAAATGTTATTTTGAGTCCGCTACCAGCGTGGCCACCAGTGACATTGTAGAAGGCGTGTTTGATTTGGAAAGGGATACCATCAGCAGTACTGGAGAGCAG